The following coding sequences are from one Nicotiana tomentosiformis chromosome 3, ASM39032v3, whole genome shotgun sequence window:
- the LOC138906921 gene encoding NAC domain-containing protein 78-like, with protein sequence MSTLPAARRRIMGVRFHPTDAELINFLKRFLKGETLSSEYPFQHADIYGDRPPWEIFGADSNSEEKVRYFFTRLKKQKSEHTRVRRTCTNGTWKGQTGIVPITNGKGTVVGFRRNFKFHCRSKQREHNKIWLMKEYFVGDDFFRENNIPKEDIVVWRIKKNIREKIVRDDAVSMDEQELAQIIKAMLHGPDDDYCTLQPATVCQGNETRNEFIVD encoded by the coding sequence ATGTCGACGCTACCAGCTGCACGCCGGCGTATTATGGGTGTTCGGTTTCACCCAACTGATGCAGAGTTGATCAACTTTCTGAAAAGATTCCTAAAGGGCGAGACTTTGTCGAGTGAATACCCTTTCCAACATGCGGATATTTATGGAGATCGGCCACCATGGGAGATATTTGGAGCTGATTCTAATTCTGAAGAGAAAGTTCGCTATTTTTTTACTCGGTTGAAGAAGCAGAAGAGCGAGCATACAAGGGTTCGTCGAACTTGCACCAACGGGACATGGAAAGGCCAAACAGGTATTGTTCCTATCACGAATGGTAAGGGAACTGTGGTGGGGTTTAGAAGAAATTTCAAGTTTCATTGTAGAAGTAAACAACGAGAGCATAACAAAATTTGGCTGATGAAAGAATATTTCGTCGGGGATGATTTCTTTAGAGAAAATAATATTCCTAAGGAGGATATTGTTGTGTGGCGAATCAAGAAGAATATAAGAGAGAAAATAGTGAGGGATGATGCAGTTTCTATGGATGAACAAGAGCTCGCTCAAATAATCAAAGCTATGTTGCATGGACCTGATGATGACTACTGCACATTGCAACCGGCGACAGTTTGTCAAGGGAACGAGACTCGCAATGAGTTCATTGTTGATTAA